One Malus domestica chromosome 11, GDT2T_hap1 genomic region harbors:
- the LOC103448181 gene encoding polyadenylate-binding protein RBP45C-like, whose translation MMQQPSGGVHPQQVPSDPQQQYQQQPPQQWMMMPPQQQGQAPPAQAGWGQQAPQQYATTQNPGSDEIRSLWIGDLLQWMDEAYILSCFGPTGEAVNAKVIRNKLTGLPEGYGFIEFRSRAAAEQILQTYNGTLMPNTEQNFRLNWATLGAGERRQDDGPDFTVFVGDLAADVTDYMLQETFRQNYHSVKGAKVVTDRTTARSKGYGFVRFADEGEQLRAMTEMNGQFCSTRPMRIGPAATKKPASGGQQYQKASYPSTQGNPGEADPNNTTIFVGGLDPSVNDDMLRQVFSQFGELVHVKIPVGKRCGFVQFANRSCAEQALGSLNGTQLGGQSIRLSWGRSPTSKQNQPDQAQWNGAGGAGFYGYPQGYDAYSYAPPPAQDPAMYYGGYAAGYGNYQQPGAYQQQQQ comes from the exons ATGATGCAACAACCATCAGGAGGAGTGCACCCACAACAGGTTCCGTCGGATCCGCAGCAGCAGTACCAGCAGCAGCCGCCGCAGCAGTGGATGATGATGCCGCCACAGCAACAGGGCCAAGCCCCTCCGGCTCAGGCTGGGTGGGGCCAGCAGGCGCCTCAGCAGTACGCGACCACACAGAATCCTGGCTCCGATGAGATCCGCTCCCTCTGGATCGGTGACTTGCTGCAGTGGATGGACGAGGCTTATATCCTCAGCTGCTTTGGTCCCACCGGAGAG GCTGTGAACGCAAAGGTTATCCGCAACAAGCTTACGGGTCTGCCAGAAGGTTATGGTTTTATCGAGTTTAGGTCTCGTGCTGCGGCTGAGCAGATCTTGCAGACATACAATGGCACTCTTATGCCCAACACGGAGCAGAATTTCAGACTGAATTGGGCAACCCTAGGTGCTGGCGAGAGACGACAGGATGATGGTCCAGATTTTACTGTCTTTGTTGGGGATTTGGCTGCTGATGTGACTGATTATATGCTTCAAGAAACATTTAGACAAAATTACCATTCTGTCAAGGGTGCAAAGGTTGTAACTGATAGGACCACAGCGCGATCCAAAGGATATGGTTTTGTTAGGTTCGCTGATGAAGGTGAGCAATTGCGAGCCATGACTGAGATGAATGGCCAGTTTTGCTCTACCAGACCGATGAGGATTGGGCCTGCGGCTACTAAGAAACCAGCCAGTGGTGGACAGCAATATCAGAAAG CTTCCTACCCAAGTACTCAAGGAAATCCAGGCGAAGCTGATCCAAATAATACAACA ATATTTGTTGGGGGTCTGGATCCCAGTGTGAATGATGACATGTTGAGGCAAGTTTTTAGTCAGTTTGGTGAGCTTGTTCATGTGAAGATACCAGTAGGCAAGCGTTGTGGTTTCGTTCAATTTGCGAACAG ATCTTGTGCGGAGCAAGCATTGGGATCGTTGAATGGAACACAATTGGGAGGACAAAGTATTCGGCTTTCATGGGGCCGCAGTCCTACAAGCAAACAG AACCAGCCAGATCAGGCACAGTGGAACGGCGCTGGTGGTGCTGGATTTTATGGATATCCACAAGGATATGATGCATATTCGTACGCACCTCCTCCAGCCCAAGATCCTGCCATGTATTATGGAGGCTACGCTGCTGGATACGGAAACTACCAGCAGCCTGGTGCATACCAACAGCAACAGCAG TGA
- the LOC103448212 gene encoding uncharacterized protein, giving the protein MERYFKRKSTEDNISPSTTNIPKSSNENNIESILANLPEDPGLRLRISEYDPNIRDQVRRAYLQRELVQPRTHQFPYTSFARVQRRFNPKWFDDFPTWLEYNISKNAVFCRSCYLFKLEIPDQVGNDNFTSKGFHNWKKKCRLRVHVGGPNSAHNQALLHCEALMNQNQHIQTIVHKQSDQTRIDYRTRLNASLDCIRFLLRQGLAFRGHDESEDSSNKGNFLELLKFLADHNEGIKDVVFKNAPENLKLTSPDIQKDLVYAAACETTNAIMFDIGDDAFFSVLVDESRDISVKEQMVVVLRYVNTNGQVVERFVGIKHVPNTTAISLKEAIDQFFSINGLSISRLRGQGYDGASNMQGEFNGLKTLILKENESTFYIHCFAHQLQLALVAVAKNHIQIGSFFCLVNNVVTIVGASCKRRDMVRERQQTKVMEAIQDYELPSGQGLNQETSLKRASDTRWGSHYGTLVSLVNMFSSVIEVLEMIVDDGVSLDQRGEADILLNLLQSFDFVSSLFLMKEILGITNVLSHALQKKDLDIVSAMALVKACKQQLQAMRDNEWDAWLDKVSSFCGKHDIDIPDMNDIFVARGRSRRRVEKLTNLHHYRVDLFIDVIDKQLQELNNRFNETSTELLLCVACLSPEDSFSGFDIEKLVRLTKFYPKDFSDMELTLLEDELKNYIFDMRLHNEFSTLKGINNLAQKLVETKRDRQYPLVYLLVKLALILPVATASVERAFLVMKIVKNPHHNRMGDQWLNDSLVVYIEKDVYDSISNDVVIRRFQNMRTRRGQL; this is encoded by the coding sequence ATGGAGAGGTATTTTAAGAGAAAATCAACCGAAGATAACATCTCACCCTCTACAACAAATATTCCTAAAAGTTCAAATGAAAATAACATAGAAAGTATACTGGCAAATCTTCCAGAAGATCCTGGGCTTCGACTCCGGATATCAGAATATGATCCAAATATTAGAGATCAGGTTCGAAGAGCTTATTTACAAAGGGAATTGGTTCAACCTCGAACCCATCAATTTCCATATACTTCATTTGCAAGAGTACAACGCCGTTTCAATCCGAAATGGTTCGATGACTTTCCTACTTGGTTGGAGTATAATATATCCAAAAATGCTGTTTTTTGTCGAAGTTGTTATCTCTTCAAGCTAGAGATTCCAGACCAAGTAGGTAATGACAATTTTACTAGTAAAGGttttcataattggaagaaaaaatgtCGACTTCGAGTTCATGTTGGAGGCCCTAATAGTGCTCACAACCAAGCTTTACTTCATTGTGAAGCTTTAATGAATCAGAATCAACATATTCAAACAATTGTTCACAAGCAGTCGGATCAAACACGTATTGATTATCGCACTCGTTTGAATGCATCACTTGATTGCATTCGCTTTTTATTGCGACAAGGTCTTGCTTTTCGCGGTCATGATGAAAGTGAAGATTCAAGCAATAAGGGTAATTTTCTTGAGCTTTTGAAGTTTCTCGCAGATCATAATGAGGGTATTAAAGATGTGGTGTTTAAAAATGCTCCTGAAAATCTCAAGTTAACATCACCTGATATTCAAAAAGATCTTGTGTATGCAGCAGCATGTGAAACCACTAATGCTATCATGTTTGATATTGGTGATGAtgctttcttttctgttttggttgatgaatcgcgTGATATATCAGTCAAGGAGCAAATGGTAGTTGTACTTCGCTATGTGAATACCAACGGACAAGTAGTTGAAAGATTTGTGGGCATAAAGCATGTTCCTAATACCACTGCTATTTCACTTAAAGAGGCAATTGATCAATTCTTCTCTATAAACGGATTAAGCATATCTAGATTGCGTGGACAAGGTTATGATGGGGCTAGCAATATGCAAGGTGAGTTTAATGGCCTTAAGACActtattttgaaagaaaatgaaagtaCATTTTATATTCATTGTTTTGCACATCAACTTCAACTTGCTCTTGTAGCCGTGGcgaaaaatcatattcaaattggCTCTTTTTTCTGCTTGGTTAATAATGTCGTTACTATTGTCGGAGCATCATGTAAACGTCGAGACATGGTTAGAGAAAGACAACAAACCAAAGTTATGGAAGCTATTCAAGATTATGAGCTTCCAAGTGGGCAAGGCTTAAACCAAGAAACTAGTCTTAAACGTGCAAGTGATACACGTTGGGGCTCACACTATGGTACCTTGGTAAGCTTGGTTAATATGTTTTCTTCTGTAATTGAGGTGCTTGAGATGATTGTAGATGATGGTGTAAGTCTTGATCAAAGAGGTGAAGCGGATATTTTGTTGAATCTTTTGCAATCTTTTGATTTTGTCTCTAGTCTCTTTTTGATGAAAGAAATATTGGGAATCACAAATGTGTTGTCACATGCATTGCAAAAGAAAGATCTCGATATAGTGAGTGCTATGGCTTTAGTCAAAGCATGTAAGCAACAACTACAAGCGATGAGGGATAATGAATGGGATGCTTGGCTTGATaaagtttcttctttttgtggCAAGCATGATATTGATATTCCTGATATGAATGACATCTTTGTAGCTCGAGGGAGGTCACGACGTAGAGTTGAAAAATTGACAAACCTTCATCACTACCGTGTTGATCTCTTTATTGATGTTATTGATAAGCAACTTCAAGAGTTGAACAATCGTTTTAATGAGACAAGTACAGAGTTGCTTCTTTGTGTTGCATGCTTAAGCCCAGAAGACTCATTCTCAGGTTTTGACATTGAAAAGTTAGTTCGACTTACTAAATTTTATCCAAAGGATTTTTCTGATATGGAGCTCACACTTCTTGAAGATGAACTGAAGAATTATATATTTGATATGCGTTTGCATAATGAATTTTCTACTTTGAAAGGAATTAATAACCTTGCACAAAAGTTGGTGGAGACAAAGAGGGATAGACAGTATCCCCTGGTGTACTTGCTAGTGAAATTAGCATTGATTTTACCTGTTGCGACTGCTTCAGTTGAAAGAGCTTTTTTGGTGATGAAAATTGTGAAGAATCCACATCATAATAGGATGGGTGATCAATGGTTGAATGATAGTTTGGTTGTGTACATTGAGAAAGATGTATATGATTCTATTAGTAATGATGTTGTAATACGACGTTTCCAAAATATGAGAACACGTCGTGGACAATTATGA